The Lathyrus oleraceus cultivar Zhongwan6 chromosome 5, CAAS_Psat_ZW6_1.0, whole genome shotgun sequence genome includes the window TGTAACGTGTCTTGGTTCACGGTTTCATAAAGAAAGGATTTAAGGCTCGAACCTATCCTAACCCACCCGCTCTTTGTGATGTTCTTTAGTCCTATATTCAGTTAGTTCGACACAAGCTCCTATTTTCCAAAAGGGATTTGGGATTGAAAATAAACCCACGAGGTTTTTAGAGTGGCAGCCATGCACCTTCAGTTTGGCATGTAGCCACACGATTttgttcttgctgaggattttcttttgattcctcatttgcagatttgttttttcatttccctacttTTGCTGGATTGGTTTAGATTTACAATCCATAGGGAttccctaattttttcctaagtcacttgtttttcagttttcgacttagcggactttatttctttttttctcttGTTTTTCCTGTTTCTTTTTGTTGAAACAAATCGTGTGACATCTATCCGTTTGATTTGGAATAGGTTGGGACCACCTCCTGCCTCTGTGGGTGAGGGATACCCATTTGGAATTTGCATTTTCCGACCTCTTGCGAGGGATAAGATATGGTTGATCCTCATATAGGACACTCCCTTTTTGAAGTTTGAGCGTCTGGTCAAACTAACTGATGACTACCCTACCTCGGTTTGAGATTAAGGGTTTTATATTTAAGAAAGAAACTCATACTTCTTGGCTAAAAGGGATTGACTAGGGATTATATTCCTTATATCTCTATTGTttgggatttgaaacaatgccttacatcatcaacaaggTTTTATTCAAAAGTGTACGAGTAATGATTTTGTGTTTTCAATTTCATTCTCCTCCTCTTAAGACCAACATTTGAATATTGACAAGATAAAGTATAAGTGGACATGAATGGATTTAATttcaaaacatgcatattcatttcaatgtcattattattCAAAAACAAATAAGTTTATTACAAATGAATGTTACAAATGGCAATCAAGACGATCACACATGAACATGATTGAACTAATGATCGTTGGAGTGATCAACTTTATTCTCCCACTTCTTGGGGGTGTTGGGTATGGAAACAACTGACGGGACAATCCCACAAATGTAAATCCTTCAAATCTACTGCTACTCTGACTATGGCACTGCAGATGTACTTGCCTGCACGGGGTTGTTTGGAATAACTGGCGCGAACGATATAGCTTTTGAGTCAATCAAGTCTTGTACTTTGTGCTTGAAGACATTGCAATTCTCGATCGAGTGCCCTGGCGTCCCAGAGTGATACTCACAACTGACGTTCATGTCATACCCGGGAGGAAGAGGTACTGGAGGAGCCTTAGCTTCCCTTAGCTGAACCAATCAATCCTTGAGCAAATGAGTTAGCAGACGACCAAACGACATGGAAATTGGATCAAACCTTCTAGGAGGCCTTCTTGGTCCTTGTCTACCATGCTGATAGTAGTTCTGTTGTTGCAGAACAAAAGGTTGCTAAGGAGCATAGGGTTGCTGATATTGCATCATTGGAGGATCAGTAGTGCTAGCATACGTTGGCTGCTGATACGGGTTAGGTGTTACTGTTGCCACCAGATAGTATGGCATTTGGTAACCTCCATCTCCCCCTTTAGCGATTATGGTAGCATTggtctccccttccttcttctCTGAGAATCCGGAATGAGACTTCTTCGCTCTATTAGCCACAATTGTTGTATCTTGTATCTTGCCGATCTTCAAGTTGTTCTCGATTCGCTCGCCATCAATGACCAAGTACGAGAATCCCGAAGTGGTTCTTCCAGTCATTCTTTCAAAATACGGCCCTTGAAGGGTGTCCACGAACATGTCTATCAGTTCTCTTTCAAGAAGAGGGGGTTGAACCCCGACAGTTAGATCTCTCCATCgttgggcgtattctttgaatgatTCATCCGGCTTCTGAGCAAGGCTTTGGAGCTGAGTCCGATTGGGAGCCATGTCTAAATTATACTGATAATGCTTCAAGAAGGCTTCAGCAAGTTCCCTCCAGGTTCGTATATGCGTGCGCTCGAGCTGCATATACCATTCCAGAGAAGTTCCACTaaggctgtcttggaaaaagtgCATTAAGAGTTTTTCATCATCAGAATGAGCAATCATCTTTCTGCAAAAAGCTCGAATGTGAATCTTTGGACAGGTGACCCCTTGATACTTTTCAAAGCTCGAAACTTTGAACTTAGGAGGAATTTTCACGCCTAGTGTCATACtccaattttgtccgggcattttaaaaatttcataaatttgattttatttccaaatTGCATGAGTTATACACAATAACTTGCATTCCATCAagaataatacctaaaatattAGTCGGAGTAAACTCTcgaaaatacagacaaattggttaaattATTCCCCAAGCAcatgcaaaatcagcgggtaaaaagtttcaaaattaaacTTGCAGACAacagtattattaatctacg containing:
- the LOC127081357 gene encoding uncharacterized protein LOC127081357; protein product: MPGQNWSMTLGVKIPPKFKVSSFEKYQGVTCPKIHIRAFCRKMIAHSDDEKLLMHFFQDSLSGTSLEWYMQLERTHIRTWRELAEAFLKHYQYNLDMAPNRTQLQSLAQKPDESFKEYAQRWRDLTVGVQPPLLERELIDMFVDTLQGPYFERMTGRTTSGFSYLVIDGERIENNLKIGKIQDTTIVANRAKKSHSGFSEKKEGETNATIIAKGGDGGYQMPYYLVATVTPNPYQQPTYASTTDPPMMQYQQPYAP